A genomic segment from Triticum dicoccoides isolate Atlit2015 ecotype Zavitan chromosome 1A, WEW_v2.0, whole genome shotgun sequence encodes:
- the LOC119279001 gene encoding RAN GTPase-activating protein 2-like — protein MDSTAQDFQPRTFSIKLWPPSESTRLMLIERMTKNLSAECIFSRKYGILSKEEAHENAKRIEEACFASAEEHFKKEPDGDGSSAVQLYAKETSKLMLEVLKKGPRTTEEPEAPVVDTPLEPADTVFDISGGKRAFIEAEEAKELLSPLTKPGNSYKRICFSNRSFGIGAANVAGPILESIKSQLTEVDISDFVAGRPEDEALDVMRIFSKALAGCVLRYLNISDNALGEKGVRAFTELLKSQGDLEELYVMNDGISGEAAKALSELIPSTEKLKVLHFHNNMTGDEGAMPIAEMVKRSPNLESFRCSATRIGSDGGVALAEALGTCTRLKKLDIRDNLFGVEAGVALSKTLPKLGGLVELYLSDLNLENEGTIAIVNVLKQSAPQLEVLEMAGNEITAKAAKAVAECLTAMQSLKKLTLAENELKDDGAVTIAKSLQEGHPGLKELDVSTNLFQRSGARCFAQAVANKPGFVLLNINSNFISDEGVDEVKEILKGGKNSLEVLGPLDENDPEGDPEDDEEEEDDDEEEKDGDDNGDGLGSKLQGLKVEEDD, from the coding sequence ATGGATTCAACAGCGCAAGATTTCCAGCCCCGGACATTCTCCATCAAACTGTGGCCACCGAGTGAAAGCACTCGTCTGATGCTTATAGAGAGGATGACCAAGAACCTGTCCGCCGAGTGCATCTTCTCTCGCAAGTATGGCATTTTGAGCAAAGAAGAGGCTCATGAGAATGCTAAGAGGATCGAAGAGGCGTGCTTTGCTTCTGCAGaggagcatttcaagaaggagccTGATGGTGATGGTAGTTCTGCTGTCCAGCTATACGCAAAAGAAACTAGCAAGCTGATGCTTGAAGTCCTGAAAAAAGGCCCAAGGACAACCGAGGAACCAGAAGCACCTGTTGTTGATACACCTCTTGAGCCTGCTGATACTGTGTTTGACATATCTGGTGGCAAGCGCGCTTTCATTGAGGCAGAAGAAGCAAAGGAACTTCTCAGTCCACTAACAAAACCAGGAAACTCGTATAAAAGGATTTGTTTCAGCAACAGGAGCTTTGGTATTGGTGCTGCCAATGTTGCTGGCCCAATTCTTGAATCAATAAAATCGCAGCTCACAGAGGTAGATATCTCAGATTTTGTCGCTGGAAGACCCGAGGACGAAGCCCTTGATGTAATGCGCATATTCTCCAAAGCTTTAGCAGGGTGTGTACTGAGGTACCTGAACATCTCCGACAATGCTTTAGGTGAGAAGGGTGTGAGGGCATTCACAGAGCTGCTGAAATCACAGGGCGACCTGGAAGAACTATATGTGATGAATGATGGCATATCAGGTGAAGCTGCAAAAGCTCTATCTGAGCTTATTCCATCAACTGAGAAGCTTAAGGTTCTCCACTTCCACAACAATATGACTGGTGATGAAGGTGCTATGCCAATTGCTGAGATGGTTAAGCGTTCTCCAAACCTAGAGAGCTTCAGGTGCTCCGCGACAAGGATAGGATCTGATGGTGGAGTGGCATTGGCTGAGGCATTAGGGACATGTACTCGTCTGAAGAAACTTGATATCAGGGACAACTTATTTGGTGTGGAGGCAGGGGTAGCTCTCAGCAAAACCCTTCCGAAGCTTGGTGGCCTCGTTGAGCTCTATCTTAGTGACCTCAATCTTGAGAATGAGGGTACAATAGCAATTGTGAATGTCCTCAAACAGTCAGCGCCTCAGTTAGAGGTCCTTGAAATGGCAGGAAATGAAATAACCGCCAAAGCAGCCAAAGCTGTAGCAGAATGCTTAACGGCAATGCAGTCGCTCAAGAAGCTGACCTTAGCTGAGAATGAGCTGAAGGATGATGGGGCGGTGACAATCGCAAAATCTCTGCAGGAAGGCCACCCGGGTCTGAAGGAGCTTGACGTGAGCACGAATCTGTTTCAGAGGTCTGGAGCCCGGTGCTTTGCTCAGGCTGTCGCAAACAAGCCAGGTTTTGTGTTGCTGAACATCAATTCGAATTTCATCTCCGACGAAGGGGTCGACGAGGTGAAGGAGATCCTGAAGGGAGGCAAGAACTCGCTGGAGGTGCTTGGCCCGCTGGATGAGAACGACCCCGAGGGGGACCCTgaagatgacgaggaagaggaggatgacGATGAGGAGGAGAAGGACGGGGACGATAATGGCGATGGCCTGGGCTCGAAGCTGCAGGGCCTGAAGGTGGAGGAGGATGACTAG